In Piliocolobus tephrosceles isolate RC106 chromosome 10, ASM277652v3, whole genome shotgun sequence, a single window of DNA contains:
- the LOC111542025 gene encoding 60S ribosomal protein L27a-like has product MPSRLRKTRKLQGHVSHGHGGIGKHRKHPRGLGNAGGLHHHRTTFDKYHPGYFGKVGVRHYHLKRNQSFCPTVNLDKLWTLVSEQTLVNAAKNKTGAAPIIDVVQSGYYKVLGKGKLPKQPVIVKAKFFSRRAEKIKGVGGGGGLCPSGLRPDGGRLIKC; this is encoded by the coding sequence ATGCCATCCAGACTGAGGAAGACCCGGAAACTTCAGGGCCACGTGAGCCACGGCCACGGCGGCATAGGCAAGCACCGGAAGCACCCCAGAGGCCTCGGTAATGCTGGTGGTCTGCATCACCACCGGACCACCTTCGACAAATACCACCCAGGCTACTTTGGGAAAGTTGGTGTGAGGCATTACCACTTAAAGAGGAACCAGAGCTTCTGCCCAACTGTCAACCTTGACAAATTGTGGACTTTGGTCAGTGAGCAGACACTGGTGAATGCTGCTAAAAACAAGACTGGGGCTGCTCCCATCATTGATGTGGTGCAATCGGGCTACTACAAAGTTCTGGGAAAAGGAAAGCTCCCAAAGCAGCCTGTCATCGTGAAGGCCAAATTCTTCAGCAGAAGAGCTGAGAAGATTAAGGGTGTTGGTGGAGGGGGGGGGCTGTGTCCTAGTGGCTTGAGGCCAGATGGAGGGAGATTGATTAAATGctga